From a region of the Hippopotamus amphibius kiboko isolate mHipAmp2 chromosome 3, mHipAmp2.hap2, whole genome shotgun sequence genome:
- the LOC130850292 gene encoding transmembrane protease serine 11E-like isoform X2, translated as MNLWLRHGNHIFNSYTRPVVVRARKRACLKPWVIGLITFISLIVLAVCIGLIVHYVRYNQRNTYNYYSTLPFTSDKLYGDFEKEASKNFTEMSQKIESVVNNAFHKSSLRREFVKSHIIRFSQEGHGVLAHMLLIFRFPSTKDPETINKIIQRVLHEKLQDAIGPPQLDPESVEIKSCGTRRTIRYSPRIAGGREVQEGEWPWQASLQWDGIHRCGATLISDTWLVSAAHCFRVYKDPARWTASFGVTIQPPKVKQGLRRIIVHEKYKYPSHDYDISVAELSSPVPFTNAIHRICLPDASCEFHPADVMFVTGFGALHNDGSSQNHLRQVQVDLIDTKICNEPKAYNNTITSRMLCAGSLKGNRDACQGDSGGPLVSPDARDIWYLAGIVSWGDECGHPTKPGVYTRVTTFRDWIASKTGI; from the exons GCCAGTTGTGGTGCGGGCCAGGAAGAGAGCATGTTTGAAGCCCTGGGTTATTGGTCTCATCACCTTTATATCACTGATTGTCCTGGCAGTGTGCATTGGACTCATCGTTCATTATGTGAGATACA ATCAAAGGAATACCTACAATTACTATAGCACATTGCCATTTACAAGTGACAAACTATATGGTGATTTTGAAAAAGAGGCTTCTAAAAATTTCACAGAAATGAGCCAGAAAATTGAATCAGTG GTGAACAATGCATTTCATAAATCTTCACTGAGGCGAGAATTTGTCAAGTCTCACATTATCAGGTTCAG TCAAGAGGGACATGGAGTGTTGGCTCATATGCTGCTGATTTTTAGATTTCCCTCTACTAAGGATcctgaaaccataaataaaattattcaacGTGTTCTACATGAAAAGCTGCAAGATGCTATAGGACCTCCTCAATTAGATCCTGAATCAGTTGAAATTAAAA GCTGTGGGACACGAAGGACTATAAGATACAGTCCCAGGATTGCTGGTGGGAGAGAGGTACAAGAGGGTGAATGGCCATGGCAAGCTAGTCTGCAATGGGATGGGATCCATCGCTGTGGAGCAACTTTAATCAGTGACACATGGCTTGTGAGTGCTGCTCACTGCTTTAGAGT ATATAAGGACCCAGCCAGATGGACTGCTTCCTTTGGAGTAACAATACAGCCTCCAAAAGTGAAACAAGGCCTCCGGAGGATAATTGTgcatgaaaaatacaaatatccaTCACATGATTATGATATTTCAGTTGCAGAGCTTTCTAGCCCTGTTCCCTTCACAAATGCAATACACAGAATTTGTCTTCCTGATGCATCCTGTGAGTTCCACCCTGCTGATGTGATGTTTGTGACAGGATTTGGAGCACTGCACAATGATG gtagCAGTCAGAATCATCTTCGGCAAGTACAGGTGGATCTCATAGACACTAAAATCTGTAATGAACCCAAAGCTTACAATAATACCATAACTTCTAGAATGTTATGTGCTGGCTCCTTGAAAGGAAATAGAGATGCGTGCCAG gGTGACTCTGGAGGACCACTGGTTAGTCCAGATGCTAGAGATATCTGGTACCTTGCTGGAATAGTGAGCTGGGGAGACGAATGTGGGCACCCCACTAAACCCGGTGTTTATACTAGAGTGACTACCTTCCGGGACTGGATCGCTTCCAAAACTGGAATCTAA
- the LOC130850292 gene encoding transmembrane protease serine 11E-like isoform X1 codes for MNLWLRHGNHIFNSYTRPVVVRARKRACLKPWVIGLITFISLIVLAVCIGLIVHYVRYNQRNTYNYYSTLPFTSDKLYGDFEKEASKNFTEMSQKIESVVNNAFHKSSLRREFVKSHIIRFSQEGHGVLAHMLLIFRFPSTKDPETINKIIQRVLHEKLQDAIGPPQLDPESVEIKKINKTETDNFLNNCCGTRRTIRYSPRIAGGREVQEGEWPWQASLQWDGIHRCGATLISDTWLVSAAHCFRVYKDPARWTASFGVTIQPPKVKQGLRRIIVHEKYKYPSHDYDISVAELSSPVPFTNAIHRICLPDASCEFHPADVMFVTGFGALHNDGSSQNHLRQVQVDLIDTKICNEPKAYNNTITSRMLCAGSLKGNRDACQGDSGGPLVSPDARDIWYLAGIVSWGDECGHPTKPGVYTRVTTFRDWIASKTGI; via the exons GCCAGTTGTGGTGCGGGCCAGGAAGAGAGCATGTTTGAAGCCCTGGGTTATTGGTCTCATCACCTTTATATCACTGATTGTCCTGGCAGTGTGCATTGGACTCATCGTTCATTATGTGAGATACA ATCAAAGGAATACCTACAATTACTATAGCACATTGCCATTTACAAGTGACAAACTATATGGTGATTTTGAAAAAGAGGCTTCTAAAAATTTCACAGAAATGAGCCAGAAAATTGAATCAGTG GTGAACAATGCATTTCATAAATCTTCACTGAGGCGAGAATTTGTCAAGTCTCACATTATCAGGTTCAG TCAAGAGGGACATGGAGTGTTGGCTCATATGCTGCTGATTTTTAGATTTCCCTCTACTAAGGATcctgaaaccataaataaaattattcaacGTGTTCTACATGAAAAGCTGCAAGATGCTATAGGACCTCCTCAATTAGATCCTGAATCAGTTGAAATTAAAA AAAtcaacaagacagaaacagacaatTTTCTGAACAATT GCTGTGGGACACGAAGGACTATAAGATACAGTCCCAGGATTGCTGGTGGGAGAGAGGTACAAGAGGGTGAATGGCCATGGCAAGCTAGTCTGCAATGGGATGGGATCCATCGCTGTGGAGCAACTTTAATCAGTGACACATGGCTTGTGAGTGCTGCTCACTGCTTTAGAGT ATATAAGGACCCAGCCAGATGGACTGCTTCCTTTGGAGTAACAATACAGCCTCCAAAAGTGAAACAAGGCCTCCGGAGGATAATTGTgcatgaaaaatacaaatatccaTCACATGATTATGATATTTCAGTTGCAGAGCTTTCTAGCCCTGTTCCCTTCACAAATGCAATACACAGAATTTGTCTTCCTGATGCATCCTGTGAGTTCCACCCTGCTGATGTGATGTTTGTGACAGGATTTGGAGCACTGCACAATGATG gtagCAGTCAGAATCATCTTCGGCAAGTACAGGTGGATCTCATAGACACTAAAATCTGTAATGAACCCAAAGCTTACAATAATACCATAACTTCTAGAATGTTATGTGCTGGCTCCTTGAAAGGAAATAGAGATGCGTGCCAG gGTGACTCTGGAGGACCACTGGTTAGTCCAGATGCTAGAGATATCTGGTACCTTGCTGGAATAGTGAGCTGGGGAGACGAATGTGGGCACCCCACTAAACCCGGTGTTTATACTAGAGTGACTACCTTCCGGGACTGGATCGCTTCCAAAACTGGAATCTAA
- the LOC130850292 gene encoding transmembrane protease serine 11E-like isoform X3 translates to MYRPVVVRARKRACLKPWVIGLITFISLIVLAVCIGLIVHYVRYNQRNTYNYYSTLPFTSDKLYGDFEKEASKNFTEMSQKIESVVNNAFHKSSLRREFVKSHIIRFSQEGHGVLAHMLLIFRFPSTKDPETINKIIQRVLHEKLQDAIGPPQLDPESVEIKKINKTETDNFLNNCCGTRRTIRYSPRIAGGREVQEGEWPWQASLQWDGIHRCGATLISDTWLVSAAHCFRVYKDPARWTASFGVTIQPPKVKQGLRRIIVHEKYKYPSHDYDISVAELSSPVPFTNAIHRICLPDASCEFHPADVMFVTGFGALHNDGSSQNHLRQVQVDLIDTKICNEPKAYNNTITSRMLCAGSLKGNRDACQGDSGGPLVSPDARDIWYLAGIVSWGDECGHPTKPGVYTRVTTFRDWIASKTGI, encoded by the exons GCCAGTTGTGGTGCGGGCCAGGAAGAGAGCATGTTTGAAGCCCTGGGTTATTGGTCTCATCACCTTTATATCACTGATTGTCCTGGCAGTGTGCATTGGACTCATCGTTCATTATGTGAGATACA ATCAAAGGAATACCTACAATTACTATAGCACATTGCCATTTACAAGTGACAAACTATATGGTGATTTTGAAAAAGAGGCTTCTAAAAATTTCACAGAAATGAGCCAGAAAATTGAATCAGTG GTGAACAATGCATTTCATAAATCTTCACTGAGGCGAGAATTTGTCAAGTCTCACATTATCAGGTTCAG TCAAGAGGGACATGGAGTGTTGGCTCATATGCTGCTGATTTTTAGATTTCCCTCTACTAAGGATcctgaaaccataaataaaattattcaacGTGTTCTACATGAAAAGCTGCAAGATGCTATAGGACCTCCTCAATTAGATCCTGAATCAGTTGAAATTAAAA AAAtcaacaagacagaaacagacaatTTTCTGAACAATT GCTGTGGGACACGAAGGACTATAAGATACAGTCCCAGGATTGCTGGTGGGAGAGAGGTACAAGAGGGTGAATGGCCATGGCAAGCTAGTCTGCAATGGGATGGGATCCATCGCTGTGGAGCAACTTTAATCAGTGACACATGGCTTGTGAGTGCTGCTCACTGCTTTAGAGT ATATAAGGACCCAGCCAGATGGACTGCTTCCTTTGGAGTAACAATACAGCCTCCAAAAGTGAAACAAGGCCTCCGGAGGATAATTGTgcatgaaaaatacaaatatccaTCACATGATTATGATATTTCAGTTGCAGAGCTTTCTAGCCCTGTTCCCTTCACAAATGCAATACACAGAATTTGTCTTCCTGATGCATCCTGTGAGTTCCACCCTGCTGATGTGATGTTTGTGACAGGATTTGGAGCACTGCACAATGATG gtagCAGTCAGAATCATCTTCGGCAAGTACAGGTGGATCTCATAGACACTAAAATCTGTAATGAACCCAAAGCTTACAATAATACCATAACTTCTAGAATGTTATGTGCTGGCTCCTTGAAAGGAAATAGAGATGCGTGCCAG gGTGACTCTGGAGGACCACTGGTTAGTCCAGATGCTAGAGATATCTGGTACCTTGCTGGAATAGTGAGCTGGGGAGACGAATGTGGGCACCCCACTAAACCCGGTGTTTATACTAGAGTGACTACCTTCCGGGACTGGATCGCTTCCAAAACTGGAATCTAA